In Halapricum desulfuricans, a single window of DNA contains:
- a CDS encoding DUF7288 family protein, protein MVSRGQAHTLEAVIAALLLLTSVVFALQITAVTPLSASTSNQHIENQQQASAAGVLSIGQVNGALEESILYWNASGERFHGGTINGYYSETMPTAFGRTLEDSFGDRGIAYNVNLKYTTADGRLRTEELIYRGVPSDNAVVASRSVVLTDDDRILHVNMTSGDRIDETGFYVPDVGDGGYYNTIRVEVVVWRI, encoded by the coding sequence ATGGTGAGCAGGGGGCAGGCGCACACCCTCGAAGCCGTCATCGCGGCACTGCTGTTGCTCACCAGCGTCGTGTTCGCGCTCCAGATCACGGCCGTGACTCCGCTGTCGGCGAGCACGTCCAACCAGCACATCGAAAACCAGCAACAGGCGAGCGCCGCCGGAGTCCTCTCGATCGGTCAGGTCAACGGCGCGCTCGAAGAGTCCATCCTGTACTGGAACGCGTCCGGCGAGCGGTTCCACGGCGGGACGATCAACGGCTACTACAGCGAAACGATGCCGACGGCGTTCGGTCGGACGCTGGAAGACTCCTTCGGCGATCGGGGGATCGCCTACAACGTCAACCTGAAATACACCACTGCAGACGGAAGACTTCGGACTGAAGAGCTGATCTATCGAGGCGTACCCAGCGACAACGCCGTCGTGGCGAGTCGATCGGTCGTGCTGACCGACGACGATCGGATTCTGCACGTGAACATGACGAGCGGCGATCGGATCGACGAGACCGGCTTTTACGTTCCGGACGTCGGCGACGGCGGGTACTACAACACGATCCGCGTGGAGGTGGTCGTATGGCGGATCTGA
- a CDS encoding DUF7287 family protein codes for MRSDRTAGRDSARGQTTLDFTIGVVIFLTALASVFLFVPGALQPFEEGGQEDLVTVNRVADQLAEQSLSEPTTPYVLSENCTVAFFDAGVTPSSECGYSGTTLSERVGLTDRQFVNITVRASGDASSETSPLLCWNDSAPPGERLVPIDDCDDDATRLSAGSTPVESQPTVTARRVVELDGQDVFLVVVLW; via the coding sequence ATGAGGAGTGACAGGACGGCGGGCCGCGACTCTGCCCGCGGACAGACGACGCTCGATTTCACGATCGGCGTCGTGATCTTTCTGACAGCACTCGCGAGCGTGTTCCTGTTCGTCCCCGGGGCGCTGCAACCGTTCGAGGAGGGTGGACAGGAAGACCTCGTGACCGTCAATCGCGTCGCCGATCAACTGGCCGAACAGTCACTCAGTGAGCCGACGACACCGTACGTGCTCTCGGAAAACTGCACCGTCGCGTTTTTCGACGCCGGCGTGACCCCATCGTCGGAGTGTGGCTACAGCGGGACGACACTGTCAGAACGGGTCGGTCTCACCGACAGGCAGTTCGTGAACATCACAGTCCGCGCGAGCGGGGACGCGAGTTCGGAGACCAGTCCGCTGCTCTGCTGGAACGACTCTGCGCCGCCGGGCGAGCGACTGGTCCCCATCGACGACTGCGATGACGACGCGACGAGGCTCTCGGCCGGGAGCACGCCGGTCGAGAGTCAGCCGACAGTGACGGCGAGACGGGTCGTCGAACTGGACGGTCAGGACGTGTTCCTGGTGGTGGTGCTATGGTGA
- a CDS encoding FAD-binding and (Fe-S)-binding domain-containing protein, with product MGTSDRVEPRVPTADPATDDRADYDYVGGEVDRPGLVADLRSRVSGDVRFDEYTRQLYATDASAYEVTPIGVVFPTGTDDVAAVTEYCAQRDIPVLPRGGGTSLAGQTVNEAVVLDFSRYMTDIVSVDTDAETARVQSGLYLEDLNEHLADAGLKFGPDPAWRDKSAVGGAIGNNSSGSHSLKYGMTAAYVESAEVVLADGTVTELGEVTLEELDERADPDGDIEAQVCATVKRLIEEEGDRILEAFPDLKRNVSGYDLDRMVEQAREEGTVNLARLLAGSEGTLATITEATLGLETVPETKSVALLFYKDLIDAMEDVSIILEHDPSAVEVLDDVLLDLAADTEEFGDLVEEILPEGAQATLLVEFYADSDEAGERKVANLLADRVPNVDTMVEPDEGAADITDADPIAFDASEAHDDERRSRFWKLRKSGQPTLLGRTTDEKHISFIEDMAVPPENLPEFVADFRELLAENDTYASFYAHAGPGCLHVRPLVNTKTQTGIAQMRSISEGATDLAVNYGGSVSGEHGDGRARSEWNRKLYGQPVWELLRELKTAFDPEWLLNPSQVCGYAPDEQLPEGTRERARVASMTEQLRFDPEYELDIPFEPTLNWDNDNGMQGMVELCHGCGGCRGPQETTGGVMCPTYRAANEEIQSTRGRANMLRQAMSGDLPDDPRDEEFVDEVLDLCVGCKGCAKDCPSEVDMAKLKAEVKHAHHEEHGPGLRDRIFANVDTMYPLASALAPLSNWAQKVPGTGYLQEKLFGIASEREFPPFYRNTFVDRFADHQPAVSEDEADRKVLLFPDTYTNYNRPMAGMAAVEVLEAAGVHVEVPTDVVDSGRAAHSKGFLDKAREHAEHNVEYFAPKIEEGWEIVVVEPSEAVMFQLDYLDLLSGHDVERVADHTYGVSEYLDVYRLDEHIDFDAPEETLTYHGHCHQKSTKKDHHTANVLQRAGYEVDALDSTCCGMAGSFGYEAEHYSMSKAIGSMLFDQIDRSDGESVVAPGASCRGQLKDYEDAEPPHPIERLADALAETP from the coding sequence ATGGGAACCAGCGACCGGGTTGAACCGCGGGTACCGACAGCGGATCCCGCGACCGACGACCGGGCCGACTACGACTACGTCGGTGGCGAGGTGGATCGACCGGGGCTTGTGGCGGATCTGCGTTCGCGGGTCTCCGGCGACGTTCGGTTCGACGAGTACACGCGCCAGCTCTATGCGACCGACGCCAGCGCCTACGAGGTGACGCCGATCGGCGTCGTCTTCCCGACCGGAACCGACGACGTCGCCGCCGTCACGGAGTACTGCGCCCAGCGGGACATCCCCGTTCTACCCCGGGGTGGCGGGACGAGCCTCGCGGGACAGACCGTCAACGAGGCGGTCGTCCTCGATTTCTCGCGGTACATGACCGACATCGTCTCGGTCGATACCGACGCCGAGACCGCCCGGGTGCAGTCGGGGCTCTATCTCGAAGACCTGAACGAACACCTCGCAGATGCGGGACTGAAGTTCGGACCCGATCCGGCCTGGCGTGACAAGAGCGCCGTCGGCGGGGCGATCGGGAACAACTCCTCGGGCTCGCACTCGCTGAAGTACGGCATGACAGCCGCCTACGTCGAGAGCGCGGAGGTCGTGCTGGCCGATGGGACCGTCACTGAGCTGGGCGAGGTGACGCTCGAGGAACTCGACGAGCGGGCCGATCCCGATGGCGACATCGAGGCGCAGGTCTGTGCGACGGTCAAGCGCCTGATCGAGGAGGAGGGCGACCGGATCCTGGAGGCGTTCCCGGACCTGAAGCGCAACGTCTCGGGGTACGACCTCGACCGGATGGTCGAGCAGGCCCGCGAGGAGGGGACGGTCAACCTCGCGCGGTTGCTCGCCGGCAGCGAGGGGACCCTGGCGACGATCACCGAGGCGACGCTCGGCCTGGAGACGGTGCCCGAAACCAAGTCCGTGGCGCTGCTGTTCTACAAGGACCTGATCGACGCGATGGAGGACGTCTCGATCATCCTCGAACACGATCCTTCTGCCGTGGAAGTGCTCGACGACGTCCTGCTGGATCTGGCGGCCGACACCGAGGAGTTCGGCGACCTCGTCGAGGAGATCCTGCCCGAGGGGGCACAGGCGACGTTACTGGTGGAGTTTTACGCCGACAGCGACGAGGCGGGCGAGCGCAAGGTCGCAAACCTGCTCGCCGATCGCGTTCCGAACGTCGACACGATGGTCGAGCCCGACGAGGGGGCCGCCGACATCACCGACGCCGACCCGATCGCCTTCGACGCGAGCGAGGCCCACGACGACGAGCGCCGGAGTCGGTTCTGGAAGCTCCGCAAGTCCGGCCAGCCGACCCTGCTCGGTCGAACGACCGACGAGAAACACATCTCGTTCATCGAGGACATGGCCGTCCCGCCGGAGAACCTGCCGGAGTTCGTCGCCGACTTCCGGGAACTGCTCGCCGAAAACGACACGTACGCGAGCTTTTACGCCCACGCAGGTCCGGGCTGTCTGCACGTCCGGCCCCTGGTCAACACCAAGACACAGACGGGAATCGCGCAGATGCGATCGATCTCCGAGGGGGCGACCGATCTGGCGGTCAACTACGGCGGGAGCGTCTCCGGCGAGCACGGCGACGGACGCGCCCGCAGCGAGTGGAACCGGAAACTGTACGGCCAGCCGGTCTGGGAGCTGTTGCGCGAGCTCAAGACGGCATTCGACCCCGAGTGGTTGCTCAACCCCAGTCAAGTCTGTGGGTACGCACCGGACGAGCAACTTCCCGAAGGCACGCGCGAACGCGCCCGCGTCGCGTCGATGACCGAACAGCTCCGGTTCGATCCCGAGTACGAGCTGGACATCCCCTTCGAGCCGACGCTCAACTGGGACAACGACAACGGCATGCAGGGGATGGTCGAGCTCTGTCACGGCTGTGGCGGCTGTCGCGGCCCACAGGAGACGACCGGCGGCGTGATGTGTCCGACCTACCGCGCGGCCAACGAGGAGATCCAGTCGACGCGGGGCCGAGCGAACATGCTCCGGCAGGCGATGAGTGGCGACCTCCCCGACGATCCGCGCGACGAGGAGTTCGTCGACGAGGTACTGGACCTGTGTGTCGGCTGCAAGGGCTGTGCGAAGGACTGCCCGAGCGAGGTGGACATGGCCAAGCTGAAAGCCGAGGTCAAACACGCCCACCACGAGGAGCACGGGCCGGGGCTGCGCGATCGGATCTTCGCTAACGTCGATACGATGTATCCGCTGGCCAGCGCGCTCGCGCCGCTGTCGAACTGGGCCCAGAAGGTTCCGGGGACCGGCTATCTCCAGGAGAAGCTGTTCGGGATCGCCAGCGAGCGGGAGTTCCCGCCGTTCTACCGGAACACCTTCGTCGATCGCTTCGCCGACCACCAGCCGGCCGTCAGCGAGGACGAGGCCGACCGGAAGGTGCTGCTGTTCCCTGACACCTACACCAACTACAACCGCCCGATGGCAGGGATGGCCGCCGTCGAAGTGCTCGAAGCCGCGGGCGTCCACGTCGAGGTTCCGACCGATGTCGTCGACAGCGGTCGGGCGGCACACTCGAAGGGATTTCTCGACAAGGCCCGCGAGCACGCCGAGCACAACGTCGAGTACTTCGCCCCGAAGATCGAGGAGGGGTGGGAGATCGTCGTCGTCGAGCCCTCCGAGGCCGTGATGTTCCAGCTCGACTATCTGGATCTGCTCTCCGGTCACGATGTCGAACGCGTGGCGGATCACACCTATGGCGTCTCTGAGTATCTCGACGTCTATCGACTCGACGAGCACATCGACTTCGACGCGCCTGAAGAGACGCTCACGTATCACGGCCACTGCCACCAGAAATCGACCAAGAAAGACCATCACACGGCGAACGTCCTCCAGCGGGCCGGGTACGAGGTCGACGCACTGGACTCGACCTGCTGTGGGATGGCGGGTTCGTTCGGCTACGAGGCCGAACACTATTCGATGAGCAAGGCGATCGGGTCGATGCTGTTCGACCAGATCGATCGCAGCGACGGCGAGTCCGTCGTCGCGCCCGGCGCGTCCTGCCGGGGACAACTCAAAGACTACGAGGACGCCGAACCGCCACACCCGATCGAGCGTCTGGCCGACGCGCTCGCGGAAACCCCCTGA
- a CDS encoding helix-turn-helix transcriptional regulator has protein sequence MVRWSSVLAVVFVLVVGTVAAVGLPTGAAADQRSSAAAIDQRPAAAVEQAGAQSQNGVETGLLASPGQFTSTTHRLTVYANGSVRWTDRHTRPLENDSEIDAYEAYAADFNSRETELYTQFRRTAAQLTATGAETTGRPMNASHFSRRAYVAETGESGFTLGTQGVVEMSFMWSNFTQQSGRQLRIGDLFTNGLSLGPDRRLVVETSDDLQFVEVDPEPDSTSGPNATASQTVAWTGEHEFSPYRPLIRLAVASADLTATETPGGTDTSDGGTDSPSDGTQTPSGADEERGLLPWLPIGVVVLIVTGGAGGVWYLVRHNSVPSSETTGSEQPQAGQATETEPIESDEILSDDNRVKSLLEDHGGRMRQSEIVEATGWSKSKVSMLLSDMEDEDEITKIRVGRENIVSLPGHEPDAAGSPFEDDQ, from the coding sequence ATGGTCCGCTGGTCGAGCGTGCTCGCAGTCGTGTTCGTCCTCGTCGTCGGGACGGTCGCCGCTGTCGGTCTACCGACAGGTGCTGCGGCCGATCAGCGGTCTTCCGCTGCCGCGATCGATCAGCGACCCGCCGCAGCCGTCGAGCAGGCCGGCGCGCAATCACAGAACGGCGTCGAGACGGGGCTGCTCGCCTCGCCGGGCCAATTCACCAGCACGACGCACAGACTGACTGTCTACGCAAACGGGAGCGTCCGGTGGACGGACCGTCACACCAGACCGCTGGAGAACGACTCCGAAATCGACGCATACGAAGCGTATGCTGCCGATTTCAATTCCAGAGAGACGGAACTGTACACGCAGTTTCGCCGAACGGCCGCTCAGTTGACCGCGACCGGCGCGGAGACGACAGGCAGGCCGATGAACGCGTCGCACTTCAGCCGGCGTGCGTATGTCGCCGAAACCGGCGAGAGCGGGTTCACGCTTGGGACACAGGGCGTCGTCGAGATGTCGTTCATGTGGTCGAACTTCACCCAGCAGTCGGGCCGCCAGCTCCGGATCGGAGATCTCTTTACGAACGGGCTTTCGCTGGGTCCGGATCGGCGGCTCGTGGTCGAAACGTCGGACGACCTGCAGTTCGTCGAGGTCGATCCGGAGCCGGACAGTACGTCCGGCCCGAACGCCACTGCCAGTCAGACGGTCGCCTGGACCGGCGAACATGAGTTCAGCCCGTATCGGCCGCTGATCAGGCTCGCCGTAGCGTCCGCGGACCTGACCGCCACCGAGACGCCAGGCGGCACTGACACATCCGATGGCGGGACGGACTCGCCCAGCGACGGGACGCAGACACCCAGTGGAGCCGACGAGGAGAGAGGGCTCTTGCCGTGGCTTCCGATCGGTGTCGTCGTCCTGATCGTCACGGGTGGAGCCGGCGGCGTCTGGTATCTCGTTCGGCACAACTCCGTGCCGTCGTCCGAAACGACAGGGTCAGAGCAGCCGCAAGCAGGTCAGGCAACTGAGACCGAACCGATCGAGTCCGACGAGATTCTGTCGGACGACAACCGGGTGAAGTCGCTACTCGAGGATCACGGTGGCCGGATGCGCCAGTCCGAAATCGTCGAGGCGACGGGCTGGTCGAAATCGAAGGTGAGTATGCTGCTCTCAGACATGGAAGACGAAGACGAAATCACAAAGATACGAGTCGGCCGCGAGAATATCGTGAGCCTCCCCGGCCACGAGCCGGACGCCGCCGGATCGCCGTTCGAAGACGACCAGTAG
- a CDS encoding tyrosine-type recombinase/integrase — protein MSLPKSITVVTEPAREYLNQKQLLDYRSEREDCLSWLLAFGKDPETADGYALGTVKPRAYRMDQFYRWIWEQEGGYTAQLSHDYADAWMRHLAQEDYSSTHQTNCQKAVKMLFKWWKHERGGGLWDPEITFTGANSTNPQDYLTRDERTQIRNAALEYGSIPEYSNVTPAERDRWKQYLAQRFEKPKSEVTPNDWDRANSWKIPSLVWASMDAGLRPVEVKRSTLSWVDIDNRVLRIPKEDSAKSNDAWIVSLRERTAKFLDRWLDEREQYTQYTDSESIWLTREGNPYESQSLRYILHRLCEIAGIETQNRQMSWYAMRHSVGTYMTREEDLAAAQTQLRHKSAETTMKYDQTPIEDRRDALDRMG, from the coding sequence ATGAGTCTCCCAAAGAGCATCACAGTTGTGACCGAACCAGCGAGAGAGTACCTCAATCAAAAGCAGTTATTGGATTATCGGTCGGAGCGCGAAGACTGCTTGTCGTGGCTCCTCGCATTCGGCAAGGATCCTGAAACTGCAGATGGATACGCTCTGGGGACAGTCAAACCACGAGCCTACCGGATGGACCAGTTCTACCGGTGGATCTGGGAACAAGAAGGCGGATACACTGCACAGCTCTCTCATGATTACGCCGACGCGTGGATGCGTCATCTTGCCCAAGAAGATTACAGTAGCACACACCAGACAAACTGCCAAAAGGCAGTTAAGATGCTCTTCAAGTGGTGGAAACACGAACGTGGTGGCGGTCTTTGGGACCCGGAGATAACGTTCACGGGTGCCAATAGTACGAACCCCCAGGATTATCTCACTCGTGATGAACGCACTCAAATTCGAAATGCGGCACTCGAATACGGGAGTATTCCCGAGTATTCGAACGTCACGCCTGCTGAACGGGACCGGTGGAAACAGTATTTAGCCCAACGGTTTGAGAAACCAAAGTCCGAGGTCACACCGAACGATTGGGATCGAGCAAACAGTTGGAAGATACCTTCTCTGGTCTGGGCTAGTATGGATGCGGGGCTACGGCCAGTTGAAGTAAAACGATCGACACTTAGTTGGGTTGACATTGACAATCGTGTGTTACGGATCCCGAAGGAAGACAGTGCTAAATCCAACGATGCGTGGATAGTTAGCCTCCGAGAACGAACAGCGAAGTTCCTTGATCGGTGGCTCGATGAACGAGAACAGTACACTCAGTACACAGATTCAGAGTCAATTTGGCTTACGCGGGAGGGGAATCCGTACGAGTCTCAATCACTCCGGTATATTCTACACCGGTTGTGTGAGATCGCAGGGATCGAAACGCAAAATCGTCAGATGAGCTGGTATGCAATGCGACATTCGGTAGGGACGTACATGACACGTGAAGAAGACCTGGCAGCCGCACAGACACAGCTCAGACACAAATCAGCTGAGACAACGATGAAATACGATCAAACGCCAATTGAAGACCGGCGAGATGCCCTTGACCGAATGGGGTGA